A region of Plectropomus leopardus isolate mb chromosome 16, YSFRI_Pleo_2.0, whole genome shotgun sequence DNA encodes the following proteins:
- the paplnb gene encoding papilin b, proteoglycan-like sulfated glycoprotein, giving the protein MNVLQILGLLQLLAVPAFTFTRPIHDYWGEFGPYGPCSRTCGTGVAMRTRKCITSRTDGGHNCLGSSKSFRICNTQDCPAGSRDFREEQCSQLDHTDFQSKRQTWVPYYGATNPCELTCVPRGENFFYRHRPAVVDGTPCYVGRSDICVDGVCRILTHGDIMGLDEDTNSVHAAASVAVAPHQRDTLKYVYKTGVYGQCSASCDGGMQYRSVQCWVQDPANPRVVEETNCITQRLQRPQSQQACNMHPCASAAAAAEYSVSSFTVCSVTCGEGRQTREVTCVGSRGERLPEHACSGLARPASVQTCRRPACHTHITWHVTDYGLCTRSCGGGVRERRVGCFDTDLNPYPESRCGPARRPVSVETCNSQACPGAQLVPSVQDPRAHENIVRGFVPHAPEDPSASQPHTNIAYDPYTAAVSPHCSQSFYGCCPDGRTSATGPRNEGCSQQDCVNTRFGCCLDGVTAAQGFGRAGCPEFLTTVQNPPPPAPPSTGSVCSLPRDEGPCDTWKVRYYYDSGAGKCTEFWYGSCHGNANNFMTLEACQRECGGVVTREPPPAPRRGATRRGSSSGALRARA; this is encoded by the exons ATGAACGTCCTGCAAATTCTGGGTCTCCTACAGCTGCTGGCTGTACCTGCTTTCACT TTCACACGGCCAATCCATGACTACTGGGGAGAGTTTGGACCCTATGGGCCCTGCAGCCGTACCTGTGGCACGGGAGTGGCAATGAGAACCAGGAAATGTATCACTTCGAG GACGGACGGAGGACATAACTGCCTTGGATCCTCTAAGTCCTTCCGAATTTGTAACACACAG GACTGTCCGGCTGGGTCCAGGGACTTCAGAGAGGAGCAGTGCTCCCAATTGGACCACACAGACTTTCAGAGCAAACGCCAGACATGGGTGCCTTATTATGGAG CAACCAATCCATGTGAGCTGACGTGTGTCCCAAGAGGAGAGAACTTCTTCTACAGACACAGACCTGCAGTGGTGGATGGGACACCGTGCTATGTGGGACGCTCTGATATCTGTGTGGATGGCGTCTGCAGG ATACTGACACATGGAGACATTATGGGTTTGGATGAAGACACTAATTCCGTGCATGCTGCTGCCTCCGTTGCTGTTGCTCCTCACCAAAGAGACACCCTAAAATACGTCTACAAAACTGGTGTTTACGGCCAGTGCTCTGCCTCCTGTGATGGAGGCATGCAGTATCGCAGCGTGCAGTGCTGGGTTCAGGACCCAGCAAACCCCCGTGTGGTGGAGGAGACTAACTGCATCACCCAGAGGCTGCAGAGGCCGCAGAGCCAGCAGGCCTGCAACATGCATCCAtgtgcttctgctgctgctgctgctgagtacAGCGTCTCCAGCTTCACTGTG TGCTCGGTGACTTGCGGGGAAGGCCGGCAGACGAGGGAGGTGACCTGCGTGGGGTCGAGAGGTGAACGCCTGCCTGAGCACGCCTGCAGTGGACTTGCAAGACCTGCATCTGTCCAGACCTGCCGAAGAcctgcctgtcacacacacatcacctgGCATGTGACCGACTACGGACTG TGCACTAGAAGCTGCGGTGGCGGTGTGAGGGAGAGGAGAGTGGGCTGTTTCGATACAGATTTGAACCCTTACCCAGAGTCCCGGTGTGGACCAGCCCGCAGACCCGTTTCTGTCGAGACATGCAACTCACAAGCATGCCCTGGAGCACAAC TGGTCCCAAGTGTGCAGGACCCGAGGGCACATGAAAACATTGTGAGAGGATTTGTGCCTCATGCTCCAGAAGACCCTTCAG CTTCCCAGCCACATACAAACATTGCGTATGATCCCTACACGGCTGCGGTTAGTCCTCACTGTTCACAGTCATTCTATGGCTGCTGTCCTGACGGCCGAACATCCGCCACGGGGCCCAGAAATGAGGGCTGCTCCCAACAAGACTGTGTTAACACCAG ATTCGGCTGTTGCTTGGATGGGGTGACTGCAGCTCAAGGATTTGGACGGGCTGGATGTCCTGAGTTCCTTACAACTGTG CAAAACCCACCACCTCCCGCCCCTCCATCCACTGGCAGTGTGTGCTCCCTGCCTCGTGATGAGGGCCCCTGTGATACTTGGAAGGTCCGCTACTACTATGACTCAGGCGCTGGCAAATGTACTGAGTTCTGGTATGGAAGCTGCCATGGCAACGCTAATAACTTTATGACCCTGGAAGCATGCCAGAGAGAGTGTGGGGGTGTGGTGACGAGGGAGCCCCCACCTGCACCTCGAAGAGGGGCTACAAGGAGAGGGTCATCCAGCGGGGCTTTGAGGGCGAGGGCATAA
- the LOC121955614 gene encoding enhancer of rudimentary homolog, which translates to MSHTILLVQPTKRPEGRTYADYESVNECMEGVCKMYEEHLKRMNPNSPSITYDISQLFDFIDDLADLSCLVYRADTQTYQPYNKDWIKEKIYVLLRRQAQQASR; encoded by the exons ATG TCGCACACTATTTTGCTTGTCCAACCAACCAAGAGACCTGAAGGCCGCACATATGCTGACTATGAGTCAGTGAATGAATGTATGGAAG GTGTTTGCAAAATGTATGAAGAGCATCTTAAGAGAATGAATCCTAACAGCCCCTCCATCACTTATGACATTAGTCAGTTGTTTGACTTTATTGATGACTTGGCAGATCTCAGCTGCCTTGT ATACAGAGCTGACACTCAGACATACCAACCATACAACAAAGACTGGattaaggaaaaaatatatgtcCTGCTGCGGCGTCAAGCTCAACAGGCATCGAGGTAA